One segment of Carya illinoinensis cultivar Pawnee chromosome 13, C.illinoinensisPawnee_v1, whole genome shotgun sequence DNA contains the following:
- the LOC122292131 gene encoding DNA-directed RNA polymerases I and III subunit RPAC2 — MEHGSFSDNTKSTFSLADEDHTLANAIRFTLNQDPRVSFSGYSIPHPSENRVNIRVQTTGAPAGEVLKDACQDLMMMCQHVRSTFDKAVSDYKKRNPEDMDTNGTENV, encoded by the exons ATGGAGCATGGGTCCTTCTCGGACAACACCAAATCAACGTTTTCTTTGGCTGATGAGGATCACACGCTTGCGAATGCCATCAGATTCACCTTGAATCAAGA TCCAAGGGTTTCATTCAGCGGGTATAGCATTCCTCATCCTTCAGAAAATCGAGTTAATATCAGAGTCCAGACAACCG GTGCTCCCGCGGGTGAGGTATTGAAAGATGCATGCCAAGATCTGATGATGATGTGCCAGCATGTGAGAAGCACCTTTGACAAGGCTGTTTCTGATTACAAAAAGAGAAACCCCGAGGATATGGATACCAATGGTACAGAGAATGTTTGA
- the LOC122292133 gene encoding mitochondrial import inner membrane translocase subunit TIM10, whose protein sequence is MAANNNPPSTLEKEQIFGMAEKEMEYRVELFNKLTHTCFNKCVEKRYKESELNMGENSCIDRCVSKYWHVTNLIGQLLGSGRPPM, encoded by the exons ATGGCCGCCAACAATAATCCGCCGTCAACTTTGGAGAAAGAACAG ATCTTTGGAATGGCAGAAAAGGAGATGGAGTATAGGGTCGAGTTGTTCAACAA GCTTACACATACATGTTTTAATAAGTGCGTCGAGAAAAG gtACAAGGAGTCTGAACTAAATATGGGCGAAAATAGTTGCATTGATCGCTGTGTTTCAAAATATTGGCAT GTGACTAATCTAATTGGCCAACTGCTCGGTTCCGGTCGTCCTCCTATGTGA